A region of Crenobacter cavernae DNA encodes the following proteins:
- a CDS encoding DUF4149 domain-containing protein has translation MNGVRAIAITFWIGGMWVVGLVVAPVLFSHLDKATAGMVAGRLFAAIAWVGLICGTLLLVDSVWQNGVRAFKTLALWLIVGMLACTLINHFAVTPIIANLKAQMSQAATGAFGGGFATWHTISSLIYLVQSLMGLVFVLRKE, from the coding sequence ATGAACGGAGTGCGGGCGATCGCGATCACCTTCTGGATCGGCGGCATGTGGGTCGTTGGTCTGGTGGTGGCGCCGGTGTTGTTTTCCCACCTCGACAAGGCCACCGCCGGCATGGTCGCCGGCCGACTGTTCGCCGCGATCGCGTGGGTAGGGCTGATCTGCGGCACCTTGCTGCTGGTCGATTCGGTGTGGCAGAACGGCGTGCGCGCGTTCAAGACGCTCGCGCTCTGGCTGATCGTCGGCATGCTCGCGTGTACGCTGATCAACCACTTCGCGGTCACGCCGATCATCGCCAACCTGAAGGCGCAGATGAGTCAGGCCGCAACCGGCGCGTTCGGCGGCGGCTTCGCCACCTGGCACACCATCTCCAGCCTGATCTACCTGGTGCAAAGCCTGATGGGACTAGTGTTCGTGCTGCGCAAGGAATAG
- the greA gene encoding transcription elongation factor GreA: protein MIKVPLTVRGADLLKQELQRLKSVERPSVIAAIAEARSHGDLSENAEYDAAKERQGFVEGRIADLEGKLSNAQVINPVELDADGRIVFGATVQLMDLESEEAVRYQIVGDDEADIKSGMVSVNSPIARALIGKEAGDVAEVMAPGGIREYEVLDVHYI, encoded by the coding sequence ATGATCAAAGTGCCGTTGACCGTTCGCGGGGCGGACCTTCTTAAGCAAGAGCTGCAGCGTCTGAAGAGCGTCGAGCGTCCCAGCGTGATCGCCGCGATCGCCGAGGCGCGCTCGCACGGCGACCTGTCGGAGAACGCCGAATACGACGCCGCCAAGGAACGTCAGGGCTTCGTCGAAGGCCGTATCGCCGATCTCGAAGGCAAGCTGTCGAACGCGCAGGTCATCAATCCGGTCGAGCTCGACGCCGACGGCCGCATCGTGTTCGGCGCGACCGTCCAGCTGATGGACCTGGAGAGCGAAGAAGCCGTCCGCTACCAGATCGTCGGCGACGACGAGGCCGACATCAAGTCCGGCATGGTTTCAGTGAACTCGCCGATCGCGCGCGCGCTGATCGGCAAGGAAGCCGGCGACGTCGCCGAGGTGATGGCGCCGGGCGGCATCCGCGAATACGAAGTGCTGGACGTCCACTACATCTGA
- the rsxC gene encoding electron transport complex subunit RsxC yields the protein MFAKGSAIPWLQRLLQPLRRRGRGWSGGVKLPEHKALSSQAPIQSLALAGYRLDIPLVNGRSRAEACVSVGQRVLKGEVIGRGPAGTVWVHASTSGTVCDIGLCHLADADEAVPCVSIEADGLDEWGTRRALGSKVSPTEFAEFALEMGLVGLGGAGFPTGLKLAGASSPDVLLINGAECEPFMSCDDRLMRERAADIVAAADYLADVMEVGQVRIGVEPNKPEAIASLRAAAASAGSRVDVCELPHRYPAGGQPLLVKSLSGRTLAPGMLPAEIGVMVLNVATVYALGRAALLGEPLVSRVVTVTGHVDHPGNVEVAIGVPVAKLLELASPRDGGRGVQVGGPMMGRLLSHPEAVIAKTTSCLIARSDALFPERAEAGDCIRCNRCVDVCPMALQPLKLYDAFERGDRLALQQEQLGACIECGACSYVCPSNLPLRDSFRTAKRTIYLGARQ from the coding sequence TTGTTTGCCAAAGGCAGCGCCATTCCGTGGCTGCAGCGCCTGCTGCAGCCCCTTCGCAGGCGAGGCCGTGGCTGGAGTGGCGGGGTCAAGCTGCCCGAGCACAAGGCGCTCTCCAGCCAGGCCCCGATCCAGTCGCTGGCGCTAGCCGGCTACCGGCTGGACATTCCGCTGGTCAACGGTCGCAGTCGGGCAGAGGCCTGTGTGAGCGTGGGGCAGCGGGTACTCAAGGGCGAGGTGATCGGGCGCGGTCCTGCCGGTACGGTCTGGGTGCATGCGTCGACATCCGGCACGGTCTGCGACATCGGCCTCTGCCATCTGGCGGATGCGGACGAAGCGGTGCCCTGCGTCAGCATCGAAGCGGATGGGTTGGACGAATGGGGAACGAGGCGCGCACTGGGCAGCAAGGTCAGCCCGACCGAGTTCGCCGAGTTCGCGCTGGAGATGGGCTTGGTCGGGCTCGGTGGCGCGGGTTTCCCGACTGGGCTGAAGCTGGCAGGGGCCAGCAGCCCCGATGTCCTCTTGATCAACGGCGCCGAGTGCGAACCCTTCATGAGCTGCGACGACAGGCTGATGCGCGAACGCGCCGCCGACATCGTCGCCGCGGCGGACTATCTGGCCGACGTGATGGAGGTCGGGCAGGTGCGCATCGGGGTGGAGCCCAACAAACCCGAGGCGATCGCCAGCCTGCGCGCGGCGGCGGCCTCGGCGGGCAGCCGGGTCGACGTATGCGAGTTGCCGCATCGCTATCCTGCCGGCGGTCAGCCGCTGCTGGTGAAAAGCCTGAGCGGGCGCACCCTGGCGCCGGGCATGCTGCCCGCCGAAATCGGCGTGATGGTGCTGAATGTCGCCACCGTCTACGCCCTGGGTCGGGCGGCCTTACTCGGCGAACCGCTGGTTTCCCGGGTGGTGACGGTGACCGGCCATGTCGACCATCCCGGCAATGTCGAGGTGGCTATCGGCGTGCCGGTGGCGAAGCTGCTGGAACTCGCCTCTCCGCGCGACGGTGGCCGTGGCGTGCAGGTCGGCGGGCCGATGATGGGGCGGCTGCTGTCCCACCCCGAAGCGGTGATCGCCAAAACCACTTCTTGCCTGATCGCGCGCTCGGACGCGTTGTTTCCTGAGCGCGCCGAGGCCGGCGACTGCATTCGTTGCAACCGTTGTGTGGACGTCTGCCCTATGGCGCTGCAGCCGCTCAAGCTCTATGACGCCTTCGAGCGCGGTGACCGCCTAGCCCTGCAGCAGGAGCAACTCGGCGCGTGTATCGAATGCGGCGCGTGCAGTTATGTCTGCCCGAGCAATCTGCCGCTGCGCGACAGTTTCCGTACCGCCAAGCGCACGATCTACTTGGGGGCACGGCAATGA
- the rlmE gene encoding 23S rRNA (uridine(2552)-2'-O)-methyltransferase RlmE, with the protein MARSKTSKGWLQEHVNDHYVHQAQKDGYRSRAAYKLLEINEKDKLIRPGGIIADLGSAPGSWSQVAARLVGDKGRVFALDILPMNAIAGVDFIQGDFREDAVLDEFVRLLDGRALDLVISDMAPNISGMNAIDQARSFHLTELALEFAREHLKPGGHFLVKVFQGSEFQSYLKAMRETFAEVQTRKPKASRDRSNEIYLLGKGRR; encoded by the coding sequence ATGGCACGCAGCAAGACCAGCAAGGGCTGGTTGCAGGAACACGTGAACGACCACTACGTTCACCAGGCACAGAAGGACGGCTACCGCTCGCGCGCCGCCTACAAATTGCTCGAAATCAATGAGAAGGACAAGTTGATCCGTCCGGGTGGGATCATCGCCGACCTCGGCAGCGCGCCGGGCAGCTGGTCTCAGGTGGCCGCGCGCCTCGTCGGCGACAAGGGGCGCGTGTTCGCGCTCGACATCCTGCCGATGAACGCGATCGCCGGTGTCGACTTCATCCAGGGCGACTTCCGTGAAGACGCGGTGCTCGACGAGTTCGTGCGCCTGCTGGACGGGCGCGCGCTCGATCTTGTAATTTCGGATATGGCCCCCAATATCTCCGGCATGAACGCCATCGACCAGGCGAGAAGCTTTCACCTGACGGAACTTGCGCTCGAATTTGCGCGTGAGCATCTGAAACCCGGCGGTCACTTCCTCGTCAAAGTTTTTCAGGGAAGTGAATTCCAGTCCTACCTGAAAGCGATGCGGGAAACCTTCGCCGAAGTGCAGACCCGCAAGCCGAAGGCGTCGCGCGACCGTTCCAACGAGATCTACCTGTTGGGCAAGGGGCGGCGCTGA
- the yhbY gene encoding ribosome assembly RNA-binding protein YhbY, translated as MKIELNPVERKYLKALAHHLDPVVTVGNNGLTESVVREIAISLDAHELIKVRVAGDDREARVALYEKICDELGAAQVQHIGKLLVLWRPSDKQRIVPPKTKKQAK; from the coding sequence ATGAAAATCGAACTCAACCCGGTCGAGCGTAAGTACCTGAAAGCGCTCGCCCATCACCTCGACCCGGTGGTCACCGTCGGCAACAACGGTCTGACCGAGTCGGTCGTCCGCGAAATCGCCATCAGCCTCGACGCCCACGAACTGATCAAGGTCCGCGTCGCCGGCGACGACCGCGAAGCGCGCGTCGCCCTCTATGAGAAGATCTGCGACGAACTCGGCGCCGCACAGGTCCAGCATATCGGCAAGCTCTTGGTGCTCTGGCGCCCGTCGGACAAGCAGCGCATCGTCCCGCCCAAGACCAAGAAGCAGGCCAAGTAA
- the carB gene encoding carbamoyl-phosphate synthase large subunit, protein MPKRTDIKSILIIGAGPIVIGQACEFDYSGAQACKALREEGYKVILVNSNPATIMTDPNMADVTYIEPINWQVVEKIIAKERPDAILPTMGGQTALNCALDLAKNGVLEKYKVELIGATEDAIDKAEDRGRFKEAMAKIGLSCPLSFVAHTMEEALEAQVKVGFPTLIRPSFTMGGSGGGIAYNGEEFLAICERGFEASPTHELLIEQSVLGWKEYEMEVVRDKHDNCIIICSIENFDPMGVHTGDSITVAPAQTLTDKEYQIMRNASLAVLREIGVDTGGSNVQFATNPDTGEMIVIEMNPRVSRSSALASKATGFPIAKIAAKLAVGFTLDELKNDITGGNTPASFEPSIDYVVTKIPRFAFEKFPQADDRLTTQMKSVGEVMAMGRTLQESMQKALRGLETGLSGFDERTTDLTEIRHELGTPGPERILYVADAFRAGLSRDDIFAVSKIDPWFLAQIEDIVGEEKALAGRKVDSLEFAELRRLKRKGFSDRRLAQLLNTEQGAVRARRWGLNLHPVYKRVDTCAAEFATNTAYMYSTYDEECESQPTDKKKIMVLGGGPNRIGQGIEFDYCCVHAALSLRESGFETIMVNCNPETVSTDYDISDRLYFEPLTLEDVLEICRVEKPYGVIVQYGGQTPLKLARALEANGVPIIGTTPDMIDAAEDRERFQKLLQELGLKQPPNRTARTPADAMKLAEEIGYPLVVRPSYVLGGRAMEIVHEPADLERYMREAVKVSNDSPVLLDRFLNDAIEVDVDAVSDGEQVVIGGIMQHIEQAGVHSGDSACSLPPYSLPASIQDEIRRQTVAMAKALNVVGLMNVQFAVQGETIFVLEVNPRASRTVPFVSKVTGAPLAKIAARAMAGITLAEQGFTAEIVPPYYAVKEAVFPFIKFPGVDTILGPEMKSTGEVMGVGKTFAEAFVKSQMAAGDRLPKQGKVFISVRDSDKAGAVDVAKELARLGFKLCATRGTAKALADAGVEVEIVNKVNEGRPHVADFIKNGEVTLLINTVEEKRQAIQDSHTLRRSALQARIPQYTTLAGAKAVAVGLAHDDFDVYSVQELHAQLNA, encoded by the coding sequence GCCGACGTCACCTACATCGAGCCGATCAACTGGCAGGTGGTCGAGAAGATCATCGCCAAGGAGCGACCGGATGCGATCCTGCCGACGATGGGCGGCCAGACCGCGCTGAACTGCGCGCTCGATCTGGCGAAGAACGGCGTGCTGGAAAAATACAAGGTCGAGCTGATCGGCGCGACCGAAGACGCGATCGACAAGGCCGAGGACCGCGGCCGCTTCAAGGAGGCGATGGCCAAGATCGGCCTGTCGTGCCCGCTGTCCTTCGTCGCGCACACCATGGAAGAGGCGCTCGAAGCGCAGGTCAAGGTCGGCTTCCCGACGCTGATCCGCCCGTCGTTCACCATGGGCGGTTCGGGCGGCGGCATCGCCTACAACGGCGAAGAATTCCTCGCGATCTGCGAACGCGGCTTCGAGGCGAGCCCGACGCACGAACTGTTGATCGAGCAATCGGTACTCGGCTGGAAAGAGTACGAGATGGAAGTCGTGCGCGATAAGCACGACAACTGCATCATCATCTGCTCGATCGAGAACTTCGACCCGATGGGCGTCCACACCGGCGACTCGATCACCGTGGCTCCGGCGCAAACGCTGACCGACAAGGAATACCAGATCATGCGCAACGCTAGCTTAGCGGTGCTGCGCGAGATCGGCGTCGACACCGGCGGCTCCAACGTCCAGTTCGCGACCAACCCGGACACCGGCGAGATGATCGTGATCGAGATGAACCCGCGCGTGTCGCGTTCGTCTGCCTTGGCTTCGAAAGCCACCGGCTTCCCGATCGCCAAGATCGCCGCCAAGCTGGCGGTCGGCTTCACGCTCGACGAACTGAAGAACGACATCACCGGCGGCAATACGCCGGCGTCGTTCGAGCCGTCGATCGACTACGTCGTCACCAAGATCCCGCGCTTTGCGTTCGAGAAGTTCCCGCAGGCCGACGACCGGCTGACCACGCAGATGAAGTCGGTCGGCGAGGTGATGGCGATGGGCCGCACGCTGCAGGAATCGATGCAGAAGGCGCTGCGCGGCCTCGAGACCGGCCTGTCCGGCTTTGACGAGCGCACCACCGACCTGACCGAGATCCGCCACGAACTCGGCACGCCGGGTCCGGAGCGCATCCTCTACGTCGCCGACGCCTTCCGCGCCGGCCTGTCGCGCGACGACATCTTCGCGGTCAGCAAGATCGACCCGTGGTTCCTCGCGCAGATCGAAGACATCGTCGGCGAAGAAAAGGCCTTGGCCGGCCGCAAGGTCGACAGCCTCGAATTCGCCGAACTGCGTCGCCTGAAGCGCAAGGGCTTCTCCGACCGCCGTCTGGCGCAACTGCTGAATACCGAGCAGGGCGCGGTGCGCGCCCGTCGCTGGGGGCTGAACCTTCATCCCGTCTACAAGCGCGTCGACACCTGCGCGGCCGAGTTCGCGACCAACACCGCGTACATGTACTCGACCTACGACGAAGAGTGCGAGTCGCAGCCGACCGACAAGAAGAAGATCATGGTACTCGGCGGCGGTCCCAACCGCATCGGCCAGGGTATCGAGTTCGACTACTGCTGCGTGCACGCGGCGCTGAGCCTGCGTGAATCGGGTTTCGAGACCATCATGGTCAACTGCAACCCGGAAACCGTGTCGACCGACTACGACATCTCCGACCGCCTGTACTTCGAGCCGCTGACGCTCGAAGACGTGCTCGAGATCTGTCGCGTCGAGAAGCCGTACGGCGTGATCGTGCAGTACGGCGGCCAGACGCCGCTGAAACTGGCGCGCGCGCTCGAAGCGAACGGCGTGCCGATTATCGGCACCACGCCGGACATGATCGACGCCGCCGAAGACCGCGAGCGCTTCCAGAAGCTGTTGCAGGAACTCGGCCTGAAACAGCCGCCTAACCGCACCGCGCGCACGCCGGCCGACGCGATGAAGTTGGCCGAGGAAATCGGCTACCCGCTGGTCGTCCGCCCGTCCTACGTGCTCGGCGGCCGCGCGATGGAGATCGTCCACGAGCCGGCCGACCTCGAGCGCTATATGCGCGAGGCGGTCAAGGTGTCGAACGACAGCCCGGTGCTGCTCGACCGCTTCCTGAACGACGCGATCGAGGTCGACGTCGACGCGGTGTCCGACGGTGAGCAGGTCGTGATCGGCGGCATCATGCAGCACATCGAACAGGCCGGCGTCCACTCGGGCGACTCGGCGTGCTCGCTGCCGCCGTACAGCCTGCCGGCGTCGATCCAGGACGAGATTCGCCGCCAGACCGTCGCGATGGCCAAGGCGCTCAACGTGGTCGGCCTGATGAACGTGCAGTTCGCGGTGCAGGGCGAGACCATCTTCGTGCTCGAAGTGAACCCGCGCGCGTCGCGTACCGTGCCGTTCGTGTCCAAGGTCACCGGCGCGCCGCTGGCGAAGATCGCCGCGCGTGCGATGGCCGGCATCACGTTGGCCGAGCAGGGCTTCACCGCCGAAATCGTCCCGCCGTACTACGCGGTCAAGGAAGCGGTGTTCCCGTTCATCAAGTTCCCGGGCGTCGACACCATCCTCGGCCCGGAAATGAAGTCGACCGGCGAGGTGATGGGCGTGGGCAAGACCTTCGCCGAAGCGTTCGTGAAGAGCCAGATGGCCGCCGGCGACCGCCTGCCGAAACAGGGCAAGGTGTTCATCTCGGTACGCGACAGCGATAAGGCCGGCGCGGTCGACGTCGCCAAGGAACTGGCGCGTCTGGGCTTCAAGCTGTGCGCGACGCGCGGCACCGCGAAGGCGCTCGCCGACGCTGGGGTCGAGGTCGAGATCGTCAACAAGGTGAACGAGGGCCGTCCGCACGTCGCCGACTTCATCAAGAACGGCGAGGTGACGCTGCTGATCAACACCGTCGAAGAGAAGCGCCAGGCGATCCAGGACAGCCACACGCTGCGCCGCTCGGCCCTGCAGGCGCGCATCCCGCAATACACCACGCTGGCCGGTGCCAAGGCGGTCGCGGTGGGCCTCGCGCACGACGATTTCGACGTGTACAGCGTGCAGGAACTGCACGCCCAGCTTAACGCCTGA
- a CDS encoding RnfABCDGE type electron transport complex subunit D, whose translation MRRVQLCLPEQSAAARQFPYRQAHDLLGGTAMSWRPATVPGIMLAVVLALLPGTALHAWQFGTVVLMQTAWCVLFAWLVEAGCLRLRGLPLRRGLADLSWLVSGWLMARALPVMVPVWMMLLAMVVALGIVKHGSGGLGRNRLNPVMAGLGVIAVCFYQLLYPAPSLLAPWTRELGLAEVLAQQLMLAPRLQMDALSSATPLATGLLDEAAHYLSWIGYLAGGVLLAVIRVIRLEIPLAMMASSTLLCMLAGHSFVEGLHSLTLGGYLFAAFFIATDPVTSPDSRLGRVLFGVLIGAVTEMVREFGLYADGLCFAILTGNLLVPQLDRLARRLHAPTRRWQRA comes from the coding sequence ATGCGGCGCGTGCAGTTATGTCTGCCCGAGCAATCTGCCGCTGCGCGACAGTTTCCGTACCGCCAAGCGCACGATCTACTTGGGGGCACGGCAATGAGCTGGCGGCCTGCCACGGTGCCGGGCATCATGCTGGCCGTGGTGCTGGCGCTGTTGCCCGGTACCGCGCTGCACGCCTGGCAATTCGGCACGGTCGTGCTGATGCAAACCGCCTGGTGCGTGCTGTTTGCGTGGCTGGTGGAGGCGGGCTGTCTGCGCTTGCGCGGGCTGCCGTTGCGTCGCGGCTTGGCCGACCTGAGCTGGCTCGTCAGCGGATGGCTGATGGCCCGCGCGCTGCCGGTCATGGTGCCGGTATGGATGATGCTGCTGGCGATGGTGGTGGCCTTGGGGATCGTCAAACACGGCAGCGGCGGTTTGGGGCGCAACCGCTTGAATCCGGTGATGGCGGGGCTCGGCGTGATCGCCGTGTGCTTCTACCAACTGCTCTATCCCGCCCCTTCGTTGCTGGCGCCGTGGACGCGCGAACTGGGCCTGGCCGAGGTGCTGGCCCAGCAGCTGATGCTCGCGCCGCGCCTGCAGATGGATGCGCTCAGCAGCGCGACCCCGTTGGCCACAGGGTTGCTGGACGAGGCGGCACACTACCTGTCCTGGATAGGCTACCTGGCCGGTGGCGTGCTGCTCGCGGTGATCCGCGTGATCCGTCTGGAAATTCCGCTGGCGATGATGGCCAGCTCGACGCTGTTGTGTATGCTGGCTGGCCATAGCTTTGTCGAGGGCTTGCATAGCCTGACACTGGGCGGTTACCTGTTCGCTGCCTTCTTCATTGCTACCGATCCGGTGACCAGCCCGGATAGCCGTCTTGGGCGCGTCCTGTTTGGTGTGCTCATCGGTGCCGTGACGGAAATGGTGCGCGAATTTGGGCTCTACGCCGACGGCCTGTGTTTTGCCATCCTCACCGGCAACCTGCTTGTGCCACAACTCGACCGGCTGGCCCGGCGCCTGCACGCGCCAACACGACGCTGGCAGCGGGCATGA